Genomic segment of Phycisphaerales bacterium AB-hyl4:
ACGATGCCCGCGACAAACGCGCCACCATCCGCTTCGACGAACCGACCGTGGTCGAGCCCGGCGACGTGATCACCTGGGCCATCGCGCCCGCCAAAGTCGTCGGCGACCGCCTGCATGCCCCCGCATGCGACGACCTCGCGGGCGTCGCCGCCGCCATTGCCGCCTTCGAGCAGTTGCTTAAGCAGACGTCGGTCGGCGATGTGCGTGTGTTGTTGACGCGTGCGGAGGAGGTCGGCTTCATTGGGGCGATGGCGGCCTGTCGTAGCCGTATCATGCCCAAACGCTCGCGCATCGTAGCGTTGGAGAACTCAAAGAGCTTTGATGATTCGCCCATTGCCGATGGCCCGATCGTCCGCGTGGGCGACCGCACGAGCACGTTCGACCCTGATCTGACCTACCGCGTGGGCAAGCTGGCAGAGCAACTGGCGAGTGATGACAAGCAATTCAAGTGGCAGCGCAAGCTCATGCCCGGCGGCACGTGCGAAGCGTCCGCCTACCAGTCGCTTGGCTACATCGCGACCTGCGTCTGCCTGCCGCTGGGCAACTACCACAACATGAACGAGCGCACGGGCAAGATCGACGCGGAGGTGATCAGCCTGGCGGACTATCACGCGCTGGTCCGTTTGCTGATCGCGGTTGGCTCGCAGTTGGACGACCCATCGCGTTCGCCGACGCTCCGTCGACGGCTGGACGCGTTGTTCGACGAGCGCCGCGCGATATTGGCCGAGGGCTGACCGCGAAGCGCAGTTCATGCGCGACAGCGGCAAACGTTGCGCCGCGCAAGGTGGCGCGTCGGCGGTGCGGACTGGCATTTCTGGCTCAACTTCTGAGTTGTAACATCATTCTAAACAGAATCTTGCGGTAAACGTGCCGGTGGCGTTCCTCGCGTGGCATCCCCGTTGCGTTTGTCTTGGAGCGGCGATGGAGCGCTGCGGAAAGGGACGGACCATGGATGGACCGACGCGAAAATCAAATCGAACGAGCTGGCTGGCGCTGATGCGTGCCCACGGGGAGCACGATCTCGGCACGGAGTTGGTTCGGCTGGCGAAGCTCGCTGCTGCGACGCATCAGGTCGAAGCCGACCTCGCTACGGAGACCGCCAGCGACGCCGCCCAGCTCGGCCGAAACCTCGACCATGTGCGGGAGCTTCAGGGACGAAGCTCGGAGTTCGTTGTTCGTACCGGCGCTCGTGACGCATCAGGCGACGCCGGGTCGTTCCGCAGGGAGGTGGAACGGTGAACTACGGCCTCTACCTATCCGCATCGGGCGTCCTGACGAATATGTACCGCCAGGACGTCTTTGCCAACAACCTGGCGAACGCGCAGACCGCGGCTTTCAAGCCCGACATGCCGTCCATCCGCCAGCGCGATCCCCAAGCCGTTGAGAACCAGTTCGGCGGCGATGTCTCGCAACGTCTGCTCGAAAAGCTCGGTGGCGGTACGCTCGTCGGCCCGCAACGCATCGACTTCTCACCCGCCAAGCTTCAGCAGACCGGCAACCCGCTCGACGTGGCACTGACCGAGCGAGGCCAGTTTTTCGCCGTCGAGGTGCAGAACCCCCGCACCGGTGCGGTCGAAAACCAGCTCACCCGCGACGGCCGATTCACCCGCAACGGCCATAGCGAACTCGTCACCGCGACCGGCCATCGCGTGCTCGATGTCAACGATCAGCCCATCGTCGTGCCCGGCGAAGCCATGGTGGAAATCGACACCGAGGGCCGTGTGCTCCAGGCCGGCGGCGAAATCGCCCGCATTCAGGTCGCCCAGGTCGACGACACCGACCAACTGGTCAAGCGCGGCGGCAACCGCTTTGTCTTCAAAGACGCCGACGCACGCCAGCTCGCCGCCAACCCGGCCTTGCAATCCGGCTTCATCGAAGCCTCCGGCGTCGACCCGATCAAAGCGCTCATGCAGATGATCGCCGCCACCAAAGCAGTCTCCGGCAACGGCGAAATGATCCGCTACCACGACATGCTCATGGACAAAGCCGTCAACACCCTCGGCCGAGTGGCATAAACCAGAATCCCAAAACCATAAACCAGAAACCCAACTGATATGGCCATCACCGCCCTACACTCCGCGTCCACCGGCCTTTCCGCCCTCTCCACCGGGCTGGATGTGATCGCCAACAACCTCGCCAACATCAACACCACCGGCTTCAAAGGTTCACGCGTCAACTTTGAAGATCTCATCTATCAGGAAAAAGCCCAACCCGGCGTCGAAAACGCCAACGGCGACCAGCGACCTACCGGCACGTACGTCGGCCTGGGCACACGCGTCTCCGGCACGCAGATCAACTTCGAGCAGGGCGACTTCGTCGAAACCGGTCGGCAGCTCGACTTCGCACTCGAAGGCAACGGATTCTTCCAGGTCAACATCCTCGAAGACCAGGGCGGCATCGGCTACACCCGCGCAGGCAACTTCTTCGTCAACGCCGAAGGCGATGTCGTCCTCGGCAACACCGACGGCCCGCGCATCGAACCGCCCATCAACGTGCCCGATCAAACCCTCCGCGTACAGGTCACCAACGACGGCACGGTCTTCGCCCAAGTGCCCGGCCAGGTCGACCCCGTCGAAGTCGGCGAAATTGAGCTCGCTGCCTTCGTCAACCCCGCCGGCCTCAAAGCCATCGGCGGCAACCTCTACGCCGAAACGGCCGCCTCCGGCCCGCCGATCAACGGCCAGCCCGGCGAAGGACAGTTCGGCACGATCATCCAGGGCTTCCTCGAAGGCTCGAACGTCAACCCGGTGACCGAACTCGTTGAGCTGATCAAGACCCAGCGAGCCTTTGAACTCAACAGCCAGTCGATCCAGGCCGCGGACGAAGCCCTGCAGGTCGTGAGCAACCTCCGCCGCTTCTAATTCACCACGAATAGCTGAACCATGATGCATGATCACGCTCACAACTCGAACCGGCCCAGGCCCGCTAATCAGCGAATCGGCTATCCGCACGCAATCACCTTGATCGTCACACTGCTGGTTGCCGCTCCCGCCTTTGCCGACGCCATTCGTCTCCAGCGCGCCGCCACCGTCGCCGGCAGCGATATCCGCCTCGCGGACGTCGCCGAGCTGACCGGCGACCGGGCTGAGGCGTTGGGCGATACCGTCATCGCCAGCTTCGGCGAACGTTCAGAAATAACGCTTCGCCTTGCTGATGTGCGTCTGGCGCTTGAAGAACATGATGTGCACTGGGGCCTCGTGTCACTGCGCGGCCATGCCGACTGCCTGGTACGCAAATCGGCCGACCGACCGAGCCCCGGCGATCGCGAGCCGCGCAACGATGCGTCGGCCGTGGCGTCCAATGTTGAAGACGAGATCAATCTCGACACCAGCATGACCCTCGCGGCTCAGATCATCGAGTTGCTCGAACACCTCACCGGCGCCAGCCGTGACGAGTTGCGTATCGACTTCCGGGATCGCGATGCCGACTACCTCAACCGCAGCGCGATCACATATCGCTTCGAGCTTGAGTCCAACTCGAGTACCGGCGTCGGCCGCGTGCCCGTCGCCGTGCGGCAGTATCGCGGCGACACGCCCGTTGAAGAGTTCAACCTCAGCGTCAACGTCGAACGTCGCATGCTTGCGCTGGTCGCGCAATACACCATCGGCCGCGGCGACGCGTTTGTCGACGGCTCGGTGCGCGTTCGTGAGG
This window contains:
- a CDS encoding M20/M25/M40 family metallo-hydrolase, which gives rise to MYATAMKRTHERYLTELTSLPTAAGRESRVIAWIEAWAMRHAATVKLRRDRFGNLLLMRASGPRSDRPIIFAAHMDHPAFVVDAASDGRDASAEFRGGVHANYFKGTAVTLHRHDEPPRPGRVAILHQGDDARDKRATIRFDEPTVVEPGDVITWAIAPAKVVGDRLHAPACDDLAGVAAAIAAFEQLLKQTSVGDVRVLLTRAEEVGFIGAMAACRSRIMPKRSRIVALENSKSFDDSPIADGPIVRVGDRTSTFDPDLTYRVGKLAEQLASDDKQFKWQRKLMPGGTCEASAYQSLGYIATCVCLPLGNYHNMNERTGKIDAEVISLADYHALVRLLIAVGSQLDDPSRSPTLRRRLDALFDERRAILAEG
- a CDS encoding flagellar hook-basal body protein, with the translated sequence MNYGLYLSASGVLTNMYRQDVFANNLANAQTAAFKPDMPSIRQRDPQAVENQFGGDVSQRLLEKLGGGTLVGPQRIDFSPAKLQQTGNPLDVALTERGQFFAVEVQNPRTGAVENQLTRDGRFTRNGHSELVTATGHRVLDVNDQPIVVPGEAMVEIDTEGRVLQAGGEIARIQVAQVDDTDQLVKRGGNRFVFKDADARQLAANPALQSGFIEASGVDPIKALMQMIAATKAVSGNGEMIRYHDMLMDKAVNTLGRVA
- the flgG gene encoding flagellar basal-body rod protein FlgG, which translates into the protein MAITALHSASTGLSALSTGLDVIANNLANINTTGFKGSRVNFEDLIYQEKAQPGVENANGDQRPTGTYVGLGTRVSGTQINFEQGDFVETGRQLDFALEGNGFFQVNILEDQGGIGYTRAGNFFVNAEGDVVLGNTDGPRIEPPINVPDQTLRVQVTNDGTVFAQVPGQVDPVEVGEIELAAFVNPAGLKAIGGNLYAETAASGPPINGQPGEGQFGTIIQGFLEGSNVNPVTELVELIKTQRAFELNSQSIQAADEALQVVSNLRRF
- the flgA gene encoding flagellar basal body P-ring formation chaperone FlgA, yielding MMHDHAHNSNRPRPANQRIGYPHAITLIVTLLVAAPAFADAIRLQRAATVAGSDIRLADVAELTGDRAEALGDTVIASFGERSEITLRLADVRLALEEHDVHWGLVSLRGHADCLVRKSADRPSPGDREPRNDASAVASNVEDEINLDTSMTLAAQIIELLEHLTGASRDELRIDFRDRDADYLNRSAITYRFELESNSSTGVGRVPVAVRQYRGDTPVEEFNLSVNVERRMLALVAQYTIGRGDAFVDGSVRVREVYVSTDRGQPLDDRRLVEGQRAAAVLREGAVVYPEHVRSPVLVRRGELVTVRALVGGLMVRTVGRATEEGAEGEVIQIRNEGSRESFFATVTGRREVLISDEDNN